One part of the Phacochoerus africanus isolate WHEZ1 chromosome 7, ROS_Pafr_v1, whole genome shotgun sequence genome encodes these proteins:
- the COPS7A gene encoding COP9 signalosome complex subunit 7a isoform X1 translates to MSAEVKVTGQNQEQFLLLAKSAKGAALATLIHQVLEAPGVYVFGELLDMPNVRELAESDFASTFRLLTVFAYGTYADYLAEARNLPPLTEAQKNKLRHLSVVTLAAKVKCIPYAVLLEALALRNVRQLEDLVIEAVYADVLRGSLDQRNQRLEVDYSIGRDIQRQDLSAIARTLQEWCVGCEVVLSGIEEQVSRANQHKEQQLGLKQQIESEVANLKKTIKVTTAAAAAATSQDPEQHLTELREPAPGTNQRQPSKKASKGKGLRGSAKIWSKSN, encoded by the exons ATGAGTGCCGAGGTGAAGGTGACAGGGCAGAACCAGGAGCAATTTCTGCTCCTGGCGAAGTCGGCCAAGGGGGCAGCGCTGGCCACACTCATCCACCAGGTGCTGGAGGCCCCTGGTGTCTACGTGTTTGGGGAACTGCTGGATATGCCTAATGTTAGAGAG CTGGCTGAGAGTGACTTCGCTTCCACGTTCCGGCTGCTCACGGTGTTTGCTTATGGGACATACGCTGACTACTTAG ccgaAGCCCGGAATCTTCCCCCACTCACAGAGGCTCAGAAGAATAAGCTTCGACACCTGTCAGTTGTCACCCTGGCTGCCAAGGTCAAG TGTATCCCATATGCAGTGCTGCTGGAGGCCCTGGCCCTGCGGAACGTGCGGCAGCTAGAGGACCTGGTCATCGAGGCCGTGTACGCCGACGTGCTTCGCGGCTCCCTGGACCAGCGCAACCAGCGGCTGGAGGTTGACTACAGCATCGGGCGGGACATCCAGCGCCAGGACCTCAGTGCCATTGCCCGAACTCTGCAGGAGTG GTGTGTGGGCTGCGAGGTGGTGCTCTCTGGCATCGAGGAGCAGGTGAGCCGGGCCAACCAGCACAAGGAGCAGCAGCTGGGCCTGAAGCAGCAGATCGAGAGTGAG GTCGCCAACCTTAAAAAAACCATCAAAGTTACTACCGCAGCCGCTGCCGCAGCCACATCTCAGGATCCCGAGCAACACCTGACGGAGCTGAGGGAACCGGCTCCCGGCACCAACCAGCGCCAGCCCAGCAAGAAAGCCTCGAAGGGCAAGGG GCTCCGAGGGAGCGCCAAGATTTGGTCCAAGTCGAACTGA
- the COPS7A gene encoding COP9 signalosome complex subunit 7a isoform X2 → MSSAVELKRIKLAESDFASTFRLLTVFAYGTYADYLAEARNLPPLTEAQKNKLRHLSVVTLAAKVKCIPYAVLLEALALRNVRQLEDLVIEAVYADVLRGSLDQRNQRLEVDYSIGRDIQRQDLSAIARTLQEWCVGCEVVLSGIEEQVSRANQHKEQQLGLKQQIESEVANLKKTIKVTTAAAAAATSQDPEQHLTELREPAPGTNQRQPSKKASKGKGLRGSAKIWSKSN, encoded by the exons ATGTCCTCTGCAGTGGAACTAAAAAGAAtcaag CTGGCTGAGAGTGACTTCGCTTCCACGTTCCGGCTGCTCACGGTGTTTGCTTATGGGACATACGCTGACTACTTAG ccgaAGCCCGGAATCTTCCCCCACTCACAGAGGCTCAGAAGAATAAGCTTCGACACCTGTCAGTTGTCACCCTGGCTGCCAAGGTCAAG TGTATCCCATATGCAGTGCTGCTGGAGGCCCTGGCCCTGCGGAACGTGCGGCAGCTAGAGGACCTGGTCATCGAGGCCGTGTACGCCGACGTGCTTCGCGGCTCCCTGGACCAGCGCAACCAGCGGCTGGAGGTTGACTACAGCATCGGGCGGGACATCCAGCGCCAGGACCTCAGTGCCATTGCCCGAACTCTGCAGGAGTG GTGTGTGGGCTGCGAGGTGGTGCTCTCTGGCATCGAGGAGCAGGTGAGCCGGGCCAACCAGCACAAGGAGCAGCAGCTGGGCCTGAAGCAGCAGATCGAGAGTGAG GTCGCCAACCTTAAAAAAACCATCAAAGTTACTACCGCAGCCGCTGCCGCAGCCACATCTCAGGATCCCGAGCAACACCTGACGGAGCTGAGGGAACCGGCTCCCGGCACCAACCAGCGCCAGCCCAGCAAGAAAGCCTCGAAGGGCAAGGG GCTCCGAGGGAGCGCCAAGATTTGGTCCAAGTCGAACTGA